A window of the Podospora bellae-mahoneyi strain CBS 112042 chromosome 6, whole genome shotgun sequence genome harbors these coding sequences:
- a CDS encoding hypothetical protein (EggNog:ENOG503P4AR) — MSSFPHVPLKGTMLRAPVFCQEKESTRGHSKGPFVLVTTLVAFVSLHLETRYTVSGHPTLFHWTSEDNRRSYSLFAVLNIDMPAHRYTIDELMAIRGVPVPVPARMSALANNPELADVVRESGSESSSGYKPTTGKNRDDSSTASDELLFKGNISRRALRDATRGSARGSGHESNFFPMREPLRQTVPQPALPVQSARENARTATPLGAPMAPPMVAPMTAPNSASTVARETAHDQQRPTEWRIHGRSDSDANIPEPIPAPAGDIAQRSEGFKRFYKAVVSPTHVRVTAGGRIVPNTRGPPSPTNKRATDHAATIENMGLSDKNAQGKLPTNQLPMGQPIPIVPQFLPGYPPGFQPMQPPMSFVPMAFSSHMPQGFQFAQPPVTPAAMAPAASGSASTSKDNADLKAFDSQSTSHLPGDKQDKPKISPPEWFDYTKPYFYNGQIIYPVGNMSTSLANPMGGPMMPMQMVSVPQGAPSQLQAPMMHPALPHGGSQMMAGSSFSPPSHGPHQIHGGAHPIIPANLNFAAPNMAPPPSSIRRSEITRKQIAGFKHALKYHEDQLQYNRHQIDEREMEMKAQQYRDHIAHFEAVLKQQLEAEAETLDHKKPEVGRNDLAQQKAEGSVSGDTGVQQSQHESEDAVRRRAASGRQGININIGDGGNAVFQRPIAANRSYGEPSRQTGIPSEAVLAPAFEPGGRTLHEIANESNERLKSEGVWKYGPGIQNIPSRGVSRPFNPSLSHQSDRAEGSSSSASVSGQGGSAEAFGTSRSAKGKGVDRGGGSSGYSRSSFGVPYLLGTLPKGLDPRKATDHDYIYTRPLNEDEVRARYLYWGKAPKSAMKGLPKYDGKHFYPPSPVQEPSSPVTAHRNPTARSDAEHAYRQTKSDQDPFRPMTPVHDSISKPVGASEDGYAMGRLTRNVSFETQVDSSGLEAVPVGDSIDVPETGTILRNRENSADAGSIGSTDRRSERSGARLWQTVLKKGPTISAVSSTTAQAVLPLHYSGHAAASLSPSITKDRSGFREVSPDNSGIVSPGLQKWAENLPPSASSLEDQFKRLMTLNESPEDGRIDFRS, encoded by the exons ATGTCGTCCTTTCCCCATGTGCCCCTGAAGGGGACCATGCTCCGTGCTCCGGTCTTTTGTCAGGAGAAGGAAAGCACGAGAGGGCACTCCAAAGG CCCTTTTGTTTTGGTCACGACTCTGGTCGCCTTTGTCAGTTTGCATCTTGAGACACGATATACAGTCAGCGGACACCCAACTCTGTTCCATTGGACATCAGAAGACAACCGTCGCTCGTACTCGCTTTTCGCAGTCCTCAACATCGACATGCCGGCTCACAGGTACACGATCGACGAGCTTATGGCCATCCGGGGCGTCCCGGTGCCGGTGCCTGCTCGCATGTCGGCTCTGGCCAACAATCCCGAGCTTG CCGACGTGGTCCGCGAGTCTGGAAGCGAGTCATCGTCAGGCTACAAGCCTACGACTGGCAAGAATCGAGACGACTCATCCACCGCCTCTGATGAGCTCCTTTTCAAAGGCAACATCAGTCGCCGAGCATTGCGCGATGCTACTCGTGGCTCAGCTCGAGGATCGGGCCATGAGTCTAACTTTTTTCCCATGAGAGAGCCTCTCCGCCAGACAGTGCCCCAGCCTGCACTTCCTGTACAGTCTGCTCGTGAGAACGCCCGAACTGCCACTCCCTTGGGAGCTCCCATGGCCCCGCCCATGGTTGCTCCCATGACTGCCCCCAATTCTGCCTCCACAGTTGCTCGGGAAACAGCCCACGACCAGCAGCGCCCAACTGAGTGGAGAATCCACGGTCGAAGTGACTCGGATGCCAACATCCCCGAGCCTATTCCGGCACCTGCTGGTGACATTGCCCAGAGGAGCGAGGGTTTCAAGCGCTTCTACAAGGCTGTCGTGTCTCCCACCCACGTCCGTGTTACAGCTGGTGGCCGTATCGTCCCCAATACTCGAGGGCCGCCCTCTCCGACAAACAAGCGAGCGACTGATCACGCCGCCACCATCGAAAACATGGGCTTGAGCGACAAGAACGCCCAAGGGAAATTGCCGACTAACCAGCTTCCCATGGGGCAGCCGATTCCTATCGTGCCGCAGTTTCTTCCTGGCTATCCTCCTGGCTTTCAGCCGATGCAACCTCCCATGTCCTTTGTTCCGATGGCATTCAGTTCGCACATGCCCCAAGGCTTTCAATTTGCTCAACCCCCGGTCACGCCGGCTGCTATGGCTCCTGCAGCCTCAGGAAGCGCCTCGACTTCCAAGGACAATGCCGACCTCAAGGCCTTCGATTCCCAGAGCACCAGTCACCTACCGGGCGACAAGCAGGACAAGCCAAAGATATCGCCTCCAGAGTGGTTTGACTACACGAAGCCCTACTTCTACAACGGTCAGATCATCTACCCCGTTGGGAACATGTCTACATCGCTTGCCAACCCCATGGGTGGTCCCATGATGCCTATGCAGATGGTCAGCGTTCCTCAAGGCGCTCCGTCTCAGTTGCAGGCCCCCATGATGCATCCTGCCTTGCCCCATGGGGGAAGCCAGATGATGGCCGGATCTTCGTTTTCACCGCCCAGCCACGGCCCGCATCAGATCCACGGAGGCGCTCATCCCATCATACCAGCCAACTTGAACTTTGCGGCGCCAAATAtggctcctcccccatcgtcGATTAGGCGCAGCGAGATTACGAGAAAGCAGATCGCCGGTTTCAAGCACGCCCTCAAGTACCACGAGGATCAATTGCAGTATAATCGTCATCAGATCgatgagagggagatggagatgaaggccCAGCAGTACCGAGACCACATTGCTCACTTTGAGGCGGTTCtcaagcagcagcttgaGGCTGAGGCTGAGACCCTGGACCACAAGAAGCCAGAAGTTGGCCGAAACGATCTTGCTCAGCAGAAAGCCGAGGGAAGCGTCTCTGGCGACACGGGAGTCCAGCAAAGCCAGCATGAGTCGGAAGATGCTGTTCGACGAAGGGCCGCAAGCGGCCGTCAGGGTATCAATATAAATatcggcgatggtggcaaTGCAGTCTTTCAGCGCCCCATTGCTGCGAACCGGTCCTATGGCGAACCTTCCAGACAGACAGGAATACCCAGTGAAGCCGTCCTGGCTCCCGCTTTTGAACCCGGCGGCAGAACATTGCACGAGATCGCGAACGAGTCCAATGAGCGACTCAAGTCGGAAGGAGTTTGGAAATATGGCCCTGGTATTCAGAACATACCAAGCCGGGGTGTCAGCCGGCCTTTCAATCCGTCGCTGTCGCATCAGTCTGACCGCGCCGAGGGAAGCTCGAGTTCTGCCAGCGTTTCGGGACAGGGCGGCTCGGCAGAGGCTTTTGGTACCTCCAGATCtgccaagggcaagggtgTTGACAGAGGCGGTGGCAGCAGTGGCTATTCCAGGTCGAGCTTTGGAGTGCCATATCTACTTGGGACTCTTCCCAAGGGTTTAGATCCCCGCAAGGCTACTGATCACGACTACATTTACACTCGCCCTCTgaacgaggatgaggttCGCGCCCGCTACCTGTATTGGGGAAAAGCACCCAAGTCTGCCATGAAAGGGCTTCCCAAGTATGACGGAAAGCACTTctaccccccttctcccgtcCAGGAACCCAGCAGCCCGGTCACGGCCCATCGCAACCCCACCGCCCGTTCCGATGCCGAGCACGCCTATCGGCAGACCAAGTCTGACCAAGATCCCTTTCGCCCCATGACTCCGGTTCATGATTCGATTTCCAAGCCAGTAGGGGCAAGCGAGGATGGATATGCCATGGGCAGGCTCACGCGCAACGTCTCTTTTGAGACTCAGGTCGACAGCAGTGGTCTTGAAGCCGTGCCAGTGGGTGATTCTATTGATGTTCCAGAGACGGGGACAATCTTGCGGAACCGTGAGAATAGCGCGGATGCAGGCTCTATTGGGTCGACTGACCGGCGCTCGGAGAGATCTGG CGCGAGACTCTGGCAGACCGTTTTGAAGAAGGGTCCGACGATCAGCGCGGTTTCATCGACTACGGCACAGGCAGTTCTGCCTCTTCACTATTCGGGTCACGCAGCGGCTTCCCTAAGCCCTTCGATTACTAAGGACCGGTCCGGCTTTCGCGAGGTTTCTCCAGACAACAGCGGTATCGTCTCTCCTGGTCTTCAGAAGTGGGCTGAGAACCTTCCCCCTAGCGCGAGCTCTTTGGAGGATCAGTTCAAAAGGTTGATGACCTTGAATGAGTCTCCGGAAGACGGTCGGATTGATTTTCGTTCGTAA
- a CDS encoding hypothetical protein (EggNog:ENOG503NUKX; COG:S) — MDSITRMAANTDLPSYQEATRRLDWVELIAPYVPIREYARLCLVNRRFYRHLAPRLWNDPLVTASTSAGRPVNRDIDIEWFYRFIEHMRCVRQATRLLVTCLDLRRVEAGTSELSLYSLSRSLSAYLRAMPVTFPQLRCILLNKHWDVEADDLAVATTPDTDHDASNAEGPLMLSIPQCQVKIPTAFFSSPYLHHLVYLDVSNMAGSLRKPLEQQRFGPERHPHLRVLKVGAREMGDSTAALLVRTFKQQLWSLDLSQNQLTDAVLNDLHIFAFPAESLRTDSHYDVEGRLEIIPGKGTPLFGQFCLIRESHRSATFSHDDRYLVDAPNYTRLVEYTPQEGVRTRLNGRTKVQDDSEDEIRRSFSGTPGDSSPRRESLHDLDVCQSHNGITHLYLGGNSIAANGLVRLIMASPGQLQHLDCDSMVYEIHEAARPDWLPSSIRVSGLLGAAHAFRPVLSSNLQVLRIHHSLVTQLLSLKGHDGGGLSTMENLWLAETFLLPRAEMAYPQAFRPDMNPRLRLLTLTHIPRWSTGPLIDRLIELLKLASMQERAIQDMTRTLGKSRRGPVTVVGLRHIRLEFDHDVKEELLEDGEEDGEEKNEKQYVAKETTAAKEFSFFDDSRFYDFSIDSSSPAEVSSSNIDTTNTDTTLLTSVVVGPAADDHRAVPNQTMSYQSQTQRHSPSTLSHLPRTGDRSEPIVNGGNEGQSGRLTIGPQQRSSSSSRGNWNGTEYTVPIWTGPPPPFYDSTEDTPQHEHQEVSPAVEAYMRNILDRRLCADAVPASPCHVLAGVPEGEFIWGAAWQAIVTRGDTTAAGKRRPKKRELMNGMKDVIGEIKAYRRKTRERYEAELKRARLNGDGVRLGEPHFYYGGRLEVVRAGREGGMLGWR; from the exons ATGGACAGCATCACCCGCATGGCAGCAAACACAGACCTGCCATCCTACCAGGAGGCTACCCGGCGTCTGGACTGGGTCGAGCTTATCGCACCCTACGTGCCTATCCGAGAATATGCGCGTCTCTGCCTCGTCAACAGGCGTTTCTATCGCCATCTAGCGCCGCGTCTTTGGAATGACCCTTTGGTAacagcctccacctccgccggcAGGCCTGTCAACCGAGACATTG ATATCGAGTGGTTCTACCGCTTCATTGAGCATATGCGATGTGTCCGCCAGGCCACCCGTCTCCTCGTAACTTGTCTAGACCTCCGCCGGGTAGAAGCCGGAACCTCTGAGCTTTCGCTGTATTCGCTGAGCAGATCGCTATCGGCCTATCTACGGGCTATGCCGGTCACATTCCCTCAACTTCGTTGCATTCTGCTGAATAAGCACTGGGACGTGGAGGCAGATGACCTGGCGGTGGCGACTACTCCCGATACGGACCATGATGCCAGCAATGCAGAGGGGCCATTGATGCTCAGCATACCGCAATGCCAAGTCAAGATACCGACCGCCTTCTTTTCGTCGCCTTATCTGCACCATCTTGTGTACCTGGATGTGTCCAACATGGCCGGCTCTCTCAGGAAGCCGCTGGAGCAACAGAGATTCGGCCCGGAGAGGCATCCTCACCTCCGTGTCCTCAAGGTAGGTGCAAGGGAGATGGGCGACTCAACGGCCGCTCTGCTGGTGAGAACATTCAAACAGCAGCTTTGGAGCTTGGACCTCAGCCAAAATCAACTAACAGATGCTGTGCTCAATGACTTGCATATTTTCGCCTTTCCTGCCGAAAGCTTGCGGACCGACAGTCATTATGATGTTGAAGGTAGACTGGAGATCATCCCCGGCAAGGGCACGCCTCTCTTTGGTCAGTTTTGCCTGATTAGAGAGTCTCACCGGAGTGCCACCTTTAGCCATGACGACCGCTATCTGGTTGATGCCCCTAACTACACTCGCCTTGTTGAATACACTCCTCAGGAGGGTGTCCGTACACGTCTGAACGGCCGAACCAAAGTACAGGATGATTCGGAGGACGAGATTAGAAGATCATTTTCAGGCACTCCTGGAGATTCTTCACCAAGACGGGAAAGCCTCCACGACCTGGATGTCTGTCAAAGTCATAATGGCATTACTCACTTGTATCTCGGCGGTAACAGCATAGCCGCCAACGGCTTGGTTAGGCTGATTATGGCATCCCCTGGGCAACTACAGCATCTCGATTGCGATAGCATGGTCTACGAAATTCACGAGGCTGCGAGGCCGGACTGGCTGCCGTCCAGCATCCGTGTCTCAGGTCTGCTCGGAGCAGCGCACGCCTTCCGCCCCGTGCTTTCGTCAAACCTACAGGTCTTGCGcatccaccactccctcgtTACACAGCTCTTGTCTCTGAAAGGCCATGATGGAGGTGGGCTGTCAACCATGGAAAACCTGTGGCTAGCCGAAACGTTCCTGCTTCCACGGGCCGAGATGGCGTACCCGCAAGCGTTCCGGCCAGATATGAATCCCCGGCTACGGCTCCTGACCTTGACACATATCCCGAGGTGGTCGACCGGCCCCCTGATTGACAGGCTGATAGAGCTCCTGAAGCTCGCCTCGATGCAAGAGCGGGCAATTCAAGACATGACCAGGACTCTGGGCAAGAGCCGCCGTGGCCCTGTCACTGTGGTCGGTTTGAGGCATATCCGACTGGAGTTTGATCATGATGTTAAGGAGGAATTgcttgaggatggtgaagaagatggagaagagaagaatgAAAAGCAATACGTCGCTAAAGAAACAACGGCGGCCAAGGAATTTAGTTTCTTTGACGATTCTCGATTTTATGACTTTTCAATcgattcttcttctcctgctgaGGTTTCTTCGTCAAACATAGACACAACAAACACAGACACCACGCTTCTCAcgtcagtggtggtgggtccAGCAGCCGACGATCACAGGGCTGTTCCAAATCAAACCATGTCATATCAGAGTCAGACCCAGAGACAttctccctccaccctctcacATCTTCCCCGCACCGGCGACAGGTCCGAGCCCATTGTGAATGGGGGCAACGAGGGACAGTCGGGCCGACTGACGATTGGACCACAACAAcgcagcagtagcagcagcagaggcaaCTGGAATGGAACGGAATATACCGTCCCCATCTGGACAggtccaccacctccttttTACGATTCAACTGAAGACACTCCACAACACGAGCATCAAGAAGTTTCCCCTGCAGTCGAGGCATACATGCGCAACATCCTCGACAGGCGTCTGTGTGCTGATGCGGTGCCTGCCAGCCCGTGTCATGTCCTGGCGGGTGTTCCAGAAGGTGAGTTCATCTGGGGCGCTGCATGGCAGGCGATTGTTACGAGGGGAGACACTACTGCggcaggaaaaagaaggccgaAGAAAAGGGAGCTGATGAATGGGATGAAGGATGTGATAGGGGAGATCAAAGCGTATAGAAGGAAAACAAGGGAGAGGTATGAAGCGGAGTTGAAGAGGGCTAGGCtgaatggggatggggtgagATTGGGGGAGCCACATTTTTATTATGGGGGGAGATTGGAGGTTGTGAGGGctggaagggagggggggatgttggggtggaggtga
- a CDS encoding hypothetical protein (COG:S; EggNog:ENOG503P8HD) codes for MEFHTGHPLYAVPLGLEDDDMFSPSGSSFSLSSSSYGPHTPTSGRSTPPRHSFDYASSFSSSIDGHSIELTPPSSASNSYFPFAFKGDGISDFSQPGFPLTPSRGSQLSFGSFSHNGYGGVQLSPSQHVEYYCGDNLFQPPHAMVSPQQQLPSSNGLENWRWPQDSHSPISFGEHTPKRPSLMVRHPPLKFEDEGEDIDMRNKYLKDSLSVEPSAVGLLPSPIHRIKDNPPPPPRQRHGRIRAQRGGKSVDDVERKATFRCIVPGCYYGPYRRNEHLKRHLKNEHGIGGEKEGWVCEFCPPEKSKDGQPKRFNRRDNWKQHIRLHAKSKSKNSRTEYNPEAIEVFNREQARINSSKKFKSRVMGKGLGGNKMRGESMDSVDSDL; via the exons ATGGAGTTCCACACAGGGCATCCGCTGTATGCTGTCCCTCTCGGGTtggaggacgacgacatgTTTAGCCCTAGCGGATCCAGCTTTTCCCTTTCGTCCTCCAGCTACGGCCCTCACACACCGACCTCTGGCCGGTCCACTCCTCCACGACACTCGTTTGACTATGCCTCCTCGTTCAGCTCGTCGATCGACGGCCACTCCATTGAGCTCACTCCTCCGTCTTCAGCATCCAACTCGTACTTTCCATTCGCCTTCAAGGGTGATGGCATATCCGACTTTAGCCAGCCAGGCTTCCCCCTTACTCCTTCGCGTGGCAGCCAGCTGAGCTTCGGAAGCTTTTCCCACAACGGATATGGCGGTGTTCAACTATCCCCTTCTCAACACGTCGAGTACTACTGCGGtgacaacctcttccagcCACCACACGCGATGGTGAgtccccagcagcagctgcctTCGAGCAACGGGCTGGAGAACTGGCGCTGGCCACAGGACAGCCACAGTCCGATCAGCTTTGGGGAGCACACGCCAAAGAGGCCGAGCTTGATGGTTCGGCACCCGCCGCTCAAGTTtgaggacgagggggaggatatcGACATGAGGAATAAGTATCTGAAGGACAGCCTGTCTGTTGAGCCCTCGGCTGTGGGGTTGTTGCCGTCGCCTATTCATAGGATCAAGGATAatcccccgccgcctcctaGGCAGAGACACGGGAGGATCAGGGCGCAGAGGGGGGGCAAGAGTGTGGATGATGTCGAGCGAAAGGCTACGTTTCGGTGCATTGTGCCTGGGTGTTATTATGGGCCCTATAGGAGGAATGAGCATCTGAAGAGGCATCTCAAGAA CGAACACGGCATCGGGGGGGAGAAAGAAGGCTGGGTGTGCGAGTTTTGCCCGCCGGAGAAGAGCAAAGACGGGCAGCCCAAGAGGTTTAACAGGCGGGACAACTGGAAGCAGCACATCAGGCTGCACGCGAAGAGCAAGAGTAAGAACAGTCGGACCGAGTACAACCCGGAGGCGATTGAGGTTTTTAACCGGGAGCAGGCGAGGATTAATAGCTCGAAGAAGTTCAAGAGTagggtgatggggaaggggttgggtggtaataagatgaggggggagagtaTGGACTCGGTGGATTCTGATCTTtga
- the GCD1 gene encoding Translation initiation factor eIF-2B subunit gamma (EggNog:ENOG503NXWR; COG:J), whose amino-acid sequence MPHAVTIATPGLQALILCGPGSSFPTFTANPDENPKALLPIANRPMVWYPLEFCYRAGITNITLICPPSAKEAIDSALKTNPFLTGLPLPRPDLLAPEDLDQNTGTAEILRLPELQSLVTSDFLVLPCDLVCELGPEKLLQAWMVKSANLGDVLGDSRTSQGKHSGGLSVYYQTKSETPIKGEETEFIATVPLPSSSVLPASGSLFPHLSKLVCSMPTDTLKDTLEDKKGFPSRHDLVEQHPKIKMHTTHRDAHIYIFPQWVMKFVKENDRLETIGEDVIGWWAKASWQKGLSSKLGFDEFLALPVEDSSSQHGGTNSPRGETTTTNTTSLETATQKLSLNSTPAEEPNQVVTFKTPKVEEPNPMESASKSVEVPPLLAYIHPTSTGTPAKPTPIIRRVDTAQLLLQISLQLAKLPSLEEIHDTTNPPSPYCHARKVAYPEGVKPRTTISKSDSLVADNVTVSEKTSIKESVIGANCQIGEGAKLQGCLLMDGVVVGKNCKLTKCIMGRRAELGEGCSLTGCEVQENLLVEAKTEAKEEKFMSSSGLEATKEELDDAYDEGDDDEEGSVGGEGSGSDEE is encoded by the exons ATGCCCCACGCAGTCACTATCGCGACCCCTGGGTTGCAGGCCCTCATCTTGTGCGGCCCAGGAAGCTCATTCCCAACGTTCACAGCAAACCCTGATGAGAACCCAAAGGCTCTGCTTCCCATTGCCAATCGGCCTATGGTCTGGTACCCGCTTGAATTTTGTTACCGAGCTGGCATCACAA ACATCACACTCATCTGCCCCCCATCAGCCAAGGAAGCCATTGACAGTGCGCTCAAGACAAATCCATTCTTGACTGGCTTGCCACTCCCACGCCCTGATCTCCTTGCACCAGAGGACTTGGATCAAAACACGGGCACTGCCGAGATTCTTAGACTTCCAGAGCTACAGTCACTCGTAACTTCCGACTTCTTGGTCCTCCCTTGCGATCTGGTATGCGAGTTGGGTCCAGAGAAGCTCTTGCAAGCATGGATGGTCAAGTCTGCCAACTTAGGAGATGTGCTGGGCGACTCTCGCACATCCCAGGGAAAGCACAGCGGCGGTCTGTCCGTCTACTACCAAACAAAATCAGAGACACCCATCAAGGGTGAGGAAACCGAGTTTATTGCGACAGTACCACTGCCCTCATCCTCAGTGCTACCCGCGAGCGgctctctcttccctcacCTGTCCAAGCTGGTATGCTCGATGCCCACAGATACTCTAAAGGATACCctggaggacaagaagggcTTCCCTTCCCGCCACGACCTCGTCGAACAGCACCCCAAGATCAAAATGCATACCACCCACCGCGACGCCCATATTTACATCTTCCCTCAATGGGTGATGAAGTTCGTTAAGGAAAATGACCGACTCGAAACCATTGGCGAAGATGTCATCGGCTGGTGGGCCAAAGCCAGCTGGCAAAAGGGCTTGTCTTCCAAGCTTGGATTTGACGAGTTTCTCGCCCTACCAGTGGAAGATTCGTCTTCCCAACACGGCGGCACCAACAGTCCCCGTGGtgaaaccaccaccaccaacaccaccagtcTCGAGACTGCCACTCAAAAGCTCAGCCTGAACTCCACCCCAGCTGAGGAACCTAACCAGGTGGTCACCTTCAAGACCCCCAAGGTGGAAGAACCTAACCCCATGGAGTCTGCTTCCAAATCGGTAGAGGTACCACCATTGCTCGCCTACATCCACCCTACCTCTACCGGCACCCCAGCCAAACCAACACCCATCATCCGCCGTGTCGACACGGCCCAACTGCTACTGCAAATCTCCCTCCAACTGGCCAAGCTGCCTTCCCTAGAGGAGATCCACGACACCACTAACCCACCCAGTCCCTACTGCCACGCCCGCAAGGTCGCCTACCCAGAAGGTGTCAAGCCCAgaaccaccatctccaagtcCGACTCTCTCGTCGCCGACAACGTGACCGTGTCAGAGAAGACTTCCATCAAGGAGTCCGTCATTGGTGCCAACTGCCAGATCGGCGAGGGCGCCAAGCTGCAGGGTTGCCTGCtgatggatggtgtggtggttgggaagAACTGCAAGTTGACCAAGTGCAtcatggggaggagggccgAGTTGGGCGAGGGGTGCTCGCTGACTGGTTGTGAGGTGCAGGAGAATCTGCTGGTGGAAGCCAAGAcggaggcgaaggaggagaagtttATGAGCTCGAGCGGGCTGGAGGCTacgaaggaggagctggatgatgcttatgatgagggggatgatgatgaggaggggagtgttggtggggaggggagcggaAGTGATGAGGAGTAG
- a CDS encoding hypothetical protein (EggNog:ENOG503NWGC; COG:S): MSPPYESSRRRGVWNHWVPLAVTVTVATVGVVAWVWSQRKEEDQEETETGSAYQDLDYDEGEYGDNPAYGASRDGAAGGTQTRSGGPGVAAAASQVESSTLGWAALRRTPSPSQFFDTARRTVTGGLSAAGAAVGSALAAIREEDKTAYADHETWSEEIEAKKERVVPSTSQAKDTHKRRKKVAIVISADNHIDDVDADGYHEHASILSHIPRSIDTSKHKLYVLIYAPNLKETTRESPSNRPPPSLSSSFSNIDPAQAQTPGDEAKSPAIGPSTSDPAYNAIYAQAQALVEKDSMILTFTTLNGHSHILRHIQPEIIYLQESLGGENGSIVTNLQTWLRHDIILVVGAESGHGGLADSESEAEKPEKAEEIWWHREDRVGRGRGVIVVDAQKVQDDWARRVLGKE; the protein is encoded by the exons ATGTCGCCGCCCTATGAGTCGtcccgccgccgcggcgTCTGGAACCATTGGGTCCCGCTCGCCGTGACCGTCACGGTTGCGACAGTGGGCGTTGTCGCCTGGGTTTGGAGCCAGCGGAAGGAGGAAGATCAGGAGGAAACAGAGACCGGTTCCGCCTACCAGGATCTCGACTACGATGAAGGCGAATATGGTGACAACCCCGCCTACGGCGCGTCCCgggatggtgctgctggcgggACCCAGACTCGCTCGGGCGGTCCTGGTGTCGCTGCTGCAGCCTCGCAGGTGGAATCGTCCACCCTGGGCTGGGCTGCATTGCGCCGGACGCCGAGTCCTTCACAATTCTTCGATACCGCGAGGAGGACTGTTACTGGAGGGCTGAGTGCGGCTGGCGCAGCTGTTGGAAGTGCTTTGGCTGCCATCAGGGAAGAGGACAAGACCGCATATGCAGACCACGAGACCTGGTCCGAGGAGATCGAGGCCAAAAAGGAAAGGGTTgtcccatcaacctcacagGCCAAGGATACCCACAAGCGCCGTAAGAAGGTTGCCATTGTTATCTCGGCTGATAATCATATCGACGATGTGGATGCGGATGGGTATCACGAACATGCT TCTATTTTGTCTCACATTCCTCGGTCAATTGACACCTCCAAGCACAAGCTCTATGTTCTCATCTATGCCCCCAATCTCAAGGAGACCACACGCGAATCGCCTAGCAACCGTCCCCCGCCTTCTTTGAGCTCGTCTTTCTCCAACATCGACCCCGCTCAAGCCCAGACTCCCGGCGATGAGGCCAAGAGCCCTGC AATTGGCCCATCCACATCTGATCCGGCCTACAACGCTATTTATGCCCAGGCTCAAGCGCTTGTTGAAAAAGACAGCATGATTCTGACCTTTACCACCCTTAATGGCCACTCGCACATTTTGCGCCACATTCAGCCCGAGATCATCTACCTCCAGGAGTCTCTCGGCGGCGAGAATGGCAGCATTGTCACCAACCTTCAGACCTGGCTCCGTCATGACATTATTCTGGTAGTGGGAGCGGAAAGCGGCCACGGAGGTCTTGCTGATAGCGAGTCAGAGGCGGAGAAGCCCGAAAAAGCGGAAGAGATCTGGTGGCATCGGGAAGACCGGGTGGGCAGAGGACGCGGTGTCATCGTGGTCGATGCCCAAAAGGTGCAAGACGACTGGGCTCGCAGAGTGCTGGGTAAGGAGTAA